Proteins encoded in a region of the Pseudomonas putida genome:
- the ccoO gene encoding cytochrome-c oxidase, cbb3-type subunit II, which produces MKHEAVEKNIGLLAFFMVIAVSVGGLTQIVPLFFQDVTNKPVEGMKPRTALELEGRDIYIREGCVGCHSQMIRPFRAETERYGHYSVAGESVWDHPFLWGSKRTGPDLARVGGRYSDDWHRAHLYNPRNVVPESKMPSYPWLVENKLDGKDTAKKMEVLRTLGTPYTDADIAGARDAVKGKTEMDAIVAYLQGLGTIIKSKR; this is translated from the coding sequence ATGAAGCATGAAGCCGTCGAGAAGAACATAGGCCTGCTGGCCTTCTTCATGGTCATCGCCGTGAGCGTCGGTGGCCTGACCCAGATCGTCCCGCTGTTTTTCCAGGACGTCACCAACAAGCCGGTCGAGGGCATGAAGCCGCGCACCGCGCTGGAGCTGGAAGGCCGCGATATCTACATCCGCGAAGGCTGCGTAGGCTGTCACTCGCAGATGATCCGCCCGTTCCGTGCCGAAACCGAGCGGTACGGCCATTACTCGGTAGCCGGTGAAAGCGTGTGGGATCACCCGTTCCTGTGGGGCTCCAAGCGTACCGGGCCGGACTTGGCCCGCGTCGGCGGCCGCTACTCCGATGACTGGCACCGTGCGCACCTGTACAACCCGCGCAACGTGGTACCGGAATCGAAGATGCCGTCCTACCCGTGGCTGGTCGAGAACAAGCTCGACGGCAAAGACACCGCGAAAAAGATGGAAGTGCTGCGCACACTCGGCACCCCGTACACCGACGCCGACATTGCCGGCGCACGTGACGCGGTCAAGGGCAAGACCGAAATGGACGCCATCGTCGCGTACCTGCAGGGTCTTGGCACCATCATCAAGAGCAAACGGTGA
- a CDS encoding CcoQ/FixQ family Cbb3-type cytochrome c oxidase assembly chaperone: MDIGMIRGLGTVVVMVAFVGLALWVFNPRRKKDFDEATQLPFADDPEATRHVEQAKASGSKQQ; encoded by the coding sequence ATGGATATCGGGATGATTCGCGGCCTGGGCACCGTCGTGGTGATGGTGGCCTTCGTGGGCCTGGCGCTGTGGGTGTTCAACCCACGGCGTAAAAAGGACTTCGACGAAGCGACCCAACTGCCCTTCGCGGATGACCCCGAGGCCACTCGGCACGTCGAGCAAGCAAAAGCTTCTGGGAGCAAACAACAATGA
- the ccoP gene encoding cytochrome-c oxidase, cbb3-type subunit III, with translation MTTFWSLYVTVLTLGTIFSLTWLLLSTRKGQREEVTDETVGHAFDGIEEYDNPLPKWWFWLFVGTIIFALGYLVLYPGLGNWKGVLPGYSYLDNDKQTEFSNGQPGWTGVHEWEKEMAKADARFGPIFAKFAAMPIEDVAKDPQALKMGARLFASNCSVCHGSDAKGAFGFPNLTDNDWRWGGEPDTIKTTIMGGRHGVMPAWAEVIGDQGVADVAAFVVSKLDGRTLPEGAKADVENGQKIFAANCVACHGPEGKGTPAMGAPNLTHPQAFIYGSSFAQLQQTIRYGRQGQMPAQEQLQGNDKVHLLAAYVYSLSHQAEPAKAE, from the coding sequence ATGACAACCTTCTGGAGTCTGTACGTTACCGTCCTGACCCTGGGCACCATCTTCTCGTTGACCTGGCTGCTGCTGTCGACCCGCAAGGGCCAGCGCGAAGAGGTTACCGACGAAACCGTCGGGCATGCCTTCGATGGCATCGAGGAATACGACAACCCGCTGCCGAAATGGTGGTTCTGGCTGTTCGTCGGCACCATCATCTTCGCCCTCGGCTACCTGGTGCTGTACCCGGGCCTGGGCAACTGGAAAGGCGTCCTGCCGGGCTATTCGTACCTGGATAACGACAAGCAGACCGAGTTTTCCAACGGCCAGCCGGGCTGGACCGGCGTGCACGAATGGGAAAAGGAAATGGCCAAGGCCGACGCCCGTTTCGGGCCGATCTTCGCCAAGTTCGCGGCGATGCCGATCGAAGACGTAGCCAAGGACCCACAGGCATTGAAAATGGGTGCGCGGCTGTTCGCCTCCAACTGTTCGGTGTGCCACGGCTCCGACGCCAAGGGCGCCTTCGGCTTCCCCAACCTGACCGACAACGACTGGCGCTGGGGCGGCGAACCGGACACCATCAAGACCACCATCATGGGCGGTCGCCATGGCGTGATGCCGGCCTGGGCCGAAGTGATCGGTGACCAGGGCGTGGCCGACGTGGCTGCATTCGTGGTCAGCAAACTCGATGGCCGCACACTGCCTGAGGGTGCGAAGGCCGATGTGGAGAACGGGCAGAAGATCTTCGCAGCCAACTGCGTGGCCTGCCACGGGCCGGAAGGCAAAGGCACGCCCGCCATGGGCGCACCGAACCTGACCCACCCGCAGGCGTTCATCTACGGCTCGAGCTTTGCCCAATTGCAGCAGACTATCCGTTATGGCCGCCAGGGGCAGATGCCGGCCCAGGAACAGCTGCAGGGCAACGACAAGGTGCACTTGCTGGCGGCTTATGTGTACAGCCTGTCGCACCAGGCTGAGCCGGCCAAGGCTGAGTAA
- the ccoG gene encoding cytochrome c oxidase accessory protein CcoG: MSKQIPVHDVTPPASKGKDSVDLYASREKIYTRAFTGLFRRLRMVGGAALFLLYFGTVWLNWGGHQAVWWNLPERKFYIFGATIWPQDFILLSGILIVAAFGLFFITVFAGRVWCGYTCPQSVWTWIFMWCEKVTEGDRNQRMKLDKAPMSGNKFLRKFTKHSLWLLIGFVTGMTFVGYFSPIRELVVEFFTGQADGWAYFWVGFFTLATYGNAGWLREQVCVYMCPYARFQSVMFDKDTLIVSYDPRRGETRGPRKKDTDYKAQGLGDCIDCTMCVQVCPTGIDIRDGLQIECIGCAACIDACDSIMDKMNYPKGLISYTTEHNLSGQKTHLLRPRLIGYAVVLLVMMIGLATAFATRSLVGFDVSKDRVLYRENAQGRIENVYSLKVMNKDQRDHVYVLDAAGLPDLKLEGQREIRVAAGDIVSLPVQLSVAPEKLPSTTNEITFILKSADDSDAQVEAKSRFIGPQIR, from the coding sequence ATGAGCAAGCAAATTCCGGTACATGATGTCACCCCGCCTGCCAGCAAAGGGAAGGATTCCGTCGACCTCTACGCTTCCCGGGAAAAGATCTACACCCGCGCCTTCACCGGCCTGTTCCGTCGCCTACGCATGGTTGGGGGTGCCGCACTGTTCCTGCTGTACTTCGGCACCGTGTGGCTGAACTGGGGAGGGCACCAGGCCGTGTGGTGGAACCTGCCCGAACGCAAGTTCTACATCTTCGGCGCCACCATCTGGCCGCAAGACTTCATCCTGCTCTCGGGCATTCTCATCGTCGCCGCCTTCGGCCTGTTCTTCATCACTGTGTTCGCCGGCCGGGTGTGGTGTGGCTACACCTGCCCGCAAAGCGTGTGGACCTGGATTTTCATGTGGTGCGAAAAGGTCACCGAGGGTGACCGCAACCAGCGCATGAAGCTCGACAAAGCCCCCATGAGCGGCAACAAGTTCCTGCGCAAATTCACCAAGCACAGCCTGTGGCTGCTGATCGGCTTTGTCACCGGCATGACCTTTGTCGGCTACTTTTCGCCGATCCGTGAGCTGGTGGTCGAATTCTTCACGGGCCAGGCCGATGGCTGGGCCTACTTCTGGGTCGGTTTCTTCACCCTCGCCACCTACGGCAACGCCGGCTGGCTGCGCGAACAGGTGTGTGTGTACATGTGCCCGTATGCACGTTTCCAGAGTGTGATGTTCGACAAGGACACACTGATCGTGTCCTACGACCCGCGCCGTGGCGAAACCCGCGGCCCGCGCAAGAAAGATACCGACTACAAAGCCCAGGGCCTGGGTGACTGCATCGACTGCACCATGTGCGTGCAGGTCTGCCCGACCGGCATCGACATCCGTGACGGCCTGCAAATCGAGTGCATCGGCTGCGCAGCCTGCATCGACGCCTGCGACAGCATCATGGACAAGATGAACTACCCCAAAGGGCTGATCAGCTACACCACCGAGCACAACCTGTCCGGGCAAAAGACCCACCTGCTGCGCCCGCGTCTGATCGGCTATGCCGTGGTACTGCTGGTGATGATGATCGGGCTGGCGACGGCCTTCGCCACCCGTTCGCTGGTCGGTTTCGACGTCAGCAAAGACCGCGTGCTGTACCGCGAAAACGCCCAGGGCCGGATCGAGAACGTGTACAGCCTGAAGGTAATGAACAAGGATCAGCGCGATCACGTCTACGTGCTGGACGCCGCCGGCCTGCCAGACCTCAAGCTCGAAGGCCAGCGCGAGATCCGCGTGGCCGCCGGTGACATCGTCAGCCTTCCCGTGCAGCTGTCGGTTGCCCCCGAGAAGCTGCCATCGACCACCAACGAAATCACCTTCATCCTCAAGAGCGCCGACGACAGCGACGCCCAGGTTGAAGCCAAGAGCCGTTTCATCGGCCCACAGATCCGCTAA
- a CDS encoding FixH family protein — protein MPAATAASPWYKHLWPWIIIGILTTSVCLSLTMVSIAVHNPDNLVNDNYYEAGKGINRSLDRELLAQQLGLKASVHLDELTGEVDLRLTGSSGPQNLELNLISPTQPEKDRKVLLSRVEAGRYVGQLEDKVDGRRFVELLGSEGGQVWRLFEEEKVAHGVTLQLGDEALQGAEHQ, from the coding sequence ATGCCTGCCGCCACCGCCGCCAGCCCCTGGTACAAGCACCTCTGGCCCTGGATCATCATCGGCATTCTCACCACCTCGGTGTGCCTGAGCCTGACCATGGTCAGCATCGCTGTGCACAACCCGGACAACCTGGTGAATGACAACTACTACGAGGCCGGCAAGGGCATCAACCGCTCGCTGGACCGCGAGCTGCTGGCGCAGCAGCTGGGCCTGAAAGCCAGCGTGCATCTGGACGAACTGACCGGCGAAGTGGACCTGCGCCTGACCGGTAGCAGTGGCCCGCAAAACCTGGAGCTGAACCTGATTTCGCCGACCCAGCCAGAGAAGGACCGCAAGGTGCTGCTGAGCCGTGTCGAAGCAGGGCGCTATGTGGGACAACTGGAGGACAAGGTCGACGGGCGGCGCTTTGTGGAACTGCTGGGCAGCGAAGGGGGCCAGGTGTGGCGCCTGTTCGAAGAGGAAAAAGTGGCGCATGGTGTGACCTTGCAGTTGGGTGACGAAGCCCTTCAAGGCGCCGAACACCAGTAA
- a CDS encoding heavy metal translocating P-type ATPase — translation MTQPTPCYHCALPVPAGSRFTAVVLGQPRQFCCPGCQAVAESIVAGGLEHYYQHRSDNSANPEALPKQLQDELALYDRSDVQQTFVRHQGELAETTLLVEGISCAACGWLIEKHLRNLPGVAEARLNLSNHRLALNWDDKQLPLSRLLAELRQIGYAAHPYQPDQAAEQLARENRSALRRLGVAGLLWFQAMMATMATWPEFNIDLTPELHTILRWVALFLTIPIVFYSCAPFFKGAARDLRTRHLTMDVSVSLAIGLAFGAGIWTAITGSGELYFDTVGMFALFLLTGRYLERRARERTAAATAQLVNLLPASCLRLDAIGRSERILLSELQCGDTVQVLPGAVIPADGRIVEGRSSVDESLLTGEYLPQPRRVGERVTGGTLNVESALNVEVEALGHDSRLSAIVRLLERAQTEKPRLAEIADRASQWFLLFSLLASVAIGLWWWHLDPARAFWIVLAMLVATCPCALSLATPTALTAATGTLHKLGLLVTRGHVLEGLNHIDTVIFDKTGTLTEGRLTLRSIRPLGSQAADRCLALAAALENRSEHPIARAFGRTATPADDVQSVPGLGLEGLVDGQRLRIGQATFVCALSGAEIPAVPAPRGQWLLLGDRQGPLAWFGLDDRLRDDAPALLAACKARGWHTLLLSGDSSPMVAEVAAQLGIEQAIGGLRPDDKLDRLKALQADGRKVLMLGDGVNDVPVLAAADISIAMGSATDLAKTSADAVLLSNRLQALVQAFELARRTRRNILENLLWATLYNGLMLPFAALGWITPVWAAIGMSVSSLIVVLNALRLTRMPVASGPLPHEAPLPGRKSPCPPSMS, via the coding sequence ATGACCCAGCCCACCCCCTGCTACCACTGCGCCCTGCCCGTCCCGGCCGGCAGCCGCTTCACCGCCGTGGTCCTCGGCCAGCCGCGACAGTTCTGCTGCCCCGGTTGCCAGGCGGTGGCTGAGTCGATCGTCGCGGGTGGCCTGGAACATTACTACCAGCACCGCAGCGACAACAGCGCCAACCCCGAAGCCCTGCCCAAGCAACTGCAGGACGAACTGGCCCTATACGACCGCAGCGACGTGCAGCAAACCTTCGTCCGCCACCAGGGCGAGCTGGCCGAAACCACCTTGCTTGTCGAGGGCATCAGCTGCGCCGCCTGCGGCTGGCTGATCGAAAAGCACTTGCGCAACCTGCCCGGTGTCGCCGAAGCCCGGTTGAACCTGTCCAACCACCGCCTGGCGCTGAACTGGGACGACAAGCAGCTGCCGCTGTCACGCTTGCTCGCCGAACTTCGCCAGATCGGCTACGCCGCCCACCCCTACCAGCCTGACCAAGCCGCCGAGCAATTGGCCCGGGAAAACCGCAGCGCCCTACGCCGCCTGGGCGTGGCCGGGCTGCTGTGGTTCCAGGCGATGATGGCGACCATGGCCACTTGGCCGGAATTCAACATCGACCTGACACCCGAGTTGCACACGATCCTGCGCTGGGTGGCGCTGTTCCTGACCATTCCCATCGTGTTCTACAGCTGCGCGCCCTTCTTCAAGGGCGCGGCGCGCGACTTGCGAACGCGCCACCTGACCATGGACGTTTCGGTGTCGCTGGCCATTGGCCTGGCGTTCGGCGCCGGCATCTGGACAGCCATCACTGGCAGCGGCGAGCTTTATTTCGACACGGTGGGCATGTTCGCCCTGTTCCTGCTGACCGGCCGCTACCTGGAGCGCCGCGCCCGCGAGCGCACAGCGGCGGCCACTGCGCAGCTGGTCAACCTGCTGCCCGCCTCATGCCTGCGCCTGGACGCCATCGGGCGCAGCGAACGCATCCTGCTCAGCGAGTTACAGTGCGGCGACACCGTGCAGGTGCTGCCCGGCGCGGTCATCCCTGCCGACGGGCGCATCGTCGAGGGCCGCTCCAGCGTCGACGAATCGCTGCTGACCGGCGAGTATCTGCCGCAACCACGCCGGGTGGGTGAGCGGGTCACTGGCGGTACGCTGAACGTTGAAAGCGCGCTGAATGTGGAAGTGGAAGCCCTCGGCCATGACTCACGCTTGTCGGCCATCGTCCGCCTGCTGGAACGCGCCCAGACCGAAAAACCGCGCCTGGCGGAAATTGCCGACCGCGCCTCGCAGTGGTTCCTGCTGTTCTCGCTACTGGCCTCGGTAGCCATCGGCCTGTGGTGGTGGCACCTGGATCCGGCACGGGCGTTCTGGATCGTGCTGGCCATGCTCGTGGCCACCTGCCCTTGTGCCCTGTCTTTGGCTACGCCAACCGCACTGACCGCCGCCACCGGAACCCTGCACAAGCTTGGTCTGCTGGTCACCCGCGGCCACGTGCTGGAAGGCCTGAACCACATCGACACGGTGATTTTCGACAAGACCGGCACACTGACCGAAGGCCGCCTGACCTTGCGCAGCATCCGCCCGCTCGGCAGCCAGGCCGCCGACCGCTGCCTGGCCCTGGCCGCGGCGCTGGAAAACCGCTCCGAACACCCCATCGCTCGCGCCTTTGGTCGTACCGCCACGCCTGCCGATGACGTACAGAGCGTACCCGGCCTGGGCCTGGAGGGGCTGGTCGACGGCCAGCGCCTGCGCATTGGTCAGGCTACCTTCGTCTGCGCCTTGAGTGGTGCGGAAATCCCCGCTGTGCCCGCGCCTCGCGGCCAGTGGCTGCTGCTGGGCGACCGCCAGGGGCCACTGGCCTGGTTCGGCCTGGATGACCGTCTGCGCGACGATGCCCCGGCCCTGCTCGCTGCCTGCAAGGCGCGCGGCTGGCACACCCTGCTGCTGTCGGGCGACAGCTCGCCGATGGTTGCCGAAGTGGCCGCGCAGCTGGGTATCGAGCAGGCCATTGGCGGCCTGCGCCCGGATGACAAACTGGACCGCCTGAAAGCCCTGCAGGCTGACGGGCGCAAGGTGCTGATGCTCGGCGACGGGGTCAACGATGTACCGGTACTGGCCGCCGCCGATATCAGCATCGCCATGGGCAGCGCCACCGACCTGGCCAAGACCAGTGCCGACGCCGTCTTGCTGTCCAACCGCCTGCAAGCGCTGGTGCAGGCGTTCGAGCTGGCCCGCCGCACCCGCCGCAACATCCTCGAGAACCTGCTGTGGGCGACCCTGTATAATGGCCTGATGTTGCCGTTCGCCGCGCTCGGCTGGATCACGCCGGTGTGGGCCGCCATCGGCATGTCGGTCAGCTCGCTGATCGTGGTGCTCAATGCCTTGCGCCTGACCCGTATGCCAGTGGCCTCGGGCCCGCTGCCCCACGAAGCCCCTTTACCCGGGAGGAAGTCGCCATGCCCGCCCTCTATGTCATGA
- the ccoS gene encoding cbb3-type cytochrome oxidase assembly protein CcoS codes for MPALYVMIPAALLLVGVAVYIFFWAVDSGQYDDLEGPAHSILFDDQDPRHQAAVKLDDAPADTDKEPPPRA; via the coding sequence ATGCCCGCCCTCTATGTCATGATCCCGGCAGCCCTGCTGCTGGTCGGCGTGGCCGTGTACATCTTCTTCTGGGCGGTCGACAGCGGTCAGTACGATGACCTTGAAGGCCCCGCCCACAGCATCCTGTTCGACGATCAGGACCCGCGCCACCAGGCGGCAGTGAAGCTTGACGATGCCCCGGCCGACACCGACAAGGAACCACCGCCCCGTGCCTGA